The following are encoded together in the Panicum virgatum strain AP13 chromosome 6K, P.virgatum_v5, whole genome shotgun sequence genome:
- the LOC120713107 gene encoding serine carboxypeptidase-like 51 gives MAPGPSAALLLLLCSAAAVAFSQQLQANAAGTPDGSEEWGYVQVRPKAHMFWWLYHSPQRVDDGRTPWPTVLWLQGGPGASGVGYGNFMEIGPLDEELKPRATTWLAKADLLFVDNPVGTGFSYVDGGDKSLMARTDAEAARDLTTLLCALYRDKPRLRASPLYIVAESYGGKFAVTTALAALRAFDQGRLRANLAGVALGDSWISPLDFVMSWGPLLYQVSRVDEKGLQQCNSVSAKIKDQLEKKQFTDAEASWSELENVVIANSNSVDFYNFLKDDAGEDATTAMVSTTTAQRQRSTLSSFSFRRKNGYSGYLESTAAASAREGGFDGFMNTVIKKKLGIIPKNLSWGEQSGDVFDAMAGDFMKPRIQEVDQLLKLGVNVTIYNGQLDLICATKGTMDWVQKLKWDGLSNFINSPRTPIYCSKEGQSGTQAFVKSYKNLKFYWILGAGHMVPIDNPCPALKMLADITRSPAK, from the exons ATGGCGCCGGGGCCTTCCGCCGCGCTGCTCCTGCTCttgtgctccgccgccgcggtggccttCTCCCAGCAGCTGCAGGCCAACGCCGCCGGCACGCCGGACGGCTCCGAGGAGTGGGGCTACGTCCAAGTCCGACCCA AGGCGCACATGTTCTGGTGGCTCTACCACAGCCCGCAGCGCGTCGACGACGGCAGGACGCCATGGCCGACCGTGCTCTGGCTGCAGGGAGGCCCG GGCGCCTCCGGTGTCGGGTACGGCAACTTCATGGAGATCGGGCCGCTGGACGAGGAGCTCAAGCCCCGCGCCACCACCTGGCTCGCCAAGGCCGACCTCCTCTTCGTG GACAACCCCGTCGGCACCGGCTTCAGctacgtcgacggcggcgacaAGAGCCTGATGGcgcgcacggacgccgaggcGGCGCGCGACCTCACCACGCTGCTCTGCGCGCTCTACCGCGACAAGCCCCGCCTCCGGGCGAGCCCGCTCTACATCGTGGCCGAGTCCTACGGCGGCAAGTTCGCCGTCACCACGGCGCTGGCGGCGCTCAGGGCCTTCGACCAGGGCCGCCTCCGGGCCAACCTCGCCGGGGTGGCCCTCGGAGACAGCTGGATCTCGCCCCTCGACTTCGTG ATGTCGTGGGGGCCATTGCTGTACCAAGTGTCGAGGGTCGACGAGAAGGGCCTGCAGCAATGCAACAG TGTGTCAGCGAAGATCAAGGACCAGTTGGAGAAGAAGCAGTTCACGGACGCCGAGGCGTCGTGGTCGGAGCTCGAGAACGTCGTCATCGCCAACTCCAACTCCGTC GACTTCTACAACTTCCTCAAGGACGACGCGGGGGAGGACGCCACGACGGCCATGGtctcgacgacgacggcgcagcGGCAGCGGTCGACCCTGTCGTCCTTCTCCTTCAGGAGGAAGAATGGCTACTCGGGGTACCTCGAGTCCACGGCCGCGGCCTCAGCGCGGGAGGGCGGCTTCGACGGCTTCATGAACACGGTCATCAAGAAGAAGCTCGGCATCATCCCCAAGAATCTCTC GTGGGGAGAGCAGTCTGGCGATGTCTTTGACGCTATGGCTGGGGACTTCATGAAGCCCAGGATCCAGGAGGTGGATCAGCTGCTCAAGCTCGGCGTCAATGTTACCATCTACAACGGCCAG CTCGATCTCATCTGCGCGACCAAAGGCACCATGGACTGGGTTCAGAAGCTCAA GTGGGACGGCCTCAGCAACTTCATCAACTCACCCAGGACGCCCatctactgcagcaaggaagGCCAGTCCGGCACCCAAGCCTTTGTCAAGTCGTACAAGAACCTCAAATTCTACTGGATACTCGGAGCTGGGCACATG